The nucleotide window TTCTGCTTTATGGTgttatatctgtgcatatacattagtttggtcagtattgaagccaaatctggagctaatctaacaaaataacttacaataatggttcaaaaattagtaagCCAAATTTATGTGTTAGGGAAAATATGGAGTCAAATTAGGGCcacatatacttgcaaaataaaataaaaagatatttgcaaacaaaaaataaagtattgagcaaaaaataattaaatgcaaatctcaaaaaaaattgagaaatacattttgctaacaaaaataaagaactgcaaagggaaattttagttttgagaaataaaataatctagataaactgaaaaaaaatcaagcattgcaaaaaataaaaaaaataaaatatttgcaattaaaaatatacaaatatagatCTTTTTGCAAAGCATATTTTATAGCATGACCTTTATTTACacaattgcaatgctcatttgCTTTTTAGTCAACCGTGAGCGATactgttttcactttgcactACACATTTCTGCTCTTTTCACTTTGTAGCCCTAATTTGACAAGGGGGCGGAATCAAAGGAACTTGGGCGTTTACGGCAGACCGGTACCTGCCTCCATTTAAGCTTTGCATCATTTGCTTGCCAACCGTCATAAAACTTTGAAAGAAGAAGCTCAAGCAGAGCAGAGGCACAGGAGAGAAGTTCAGGTATATCTAACTGATAGATGATAGCCCCCTTGTCAAACCAGGGCCGCAAAGCGAATCATGCAGAAATGTACAGTACAAAGTGAAAACAACATTGCAAACTCACGGTTGactaaaaaacaaatcaaaatgagcattgcaattgactgaACGGGTTTTGTAAAGGCGatgcaataaaaatgttttgcaaatatttacagttttttatagtaaatattttagtttttttttttttgcactgcagttttactgttgttgtttttttgcaaatttcatttttatttctcaaaaattaaATTTCGCTTTGCGATTTTtgaagatttgcatttatttatttttttgctcaatactttattttttgtttgcaaaactttcttttattttgcaagtatatgtgGCCCTAGACTAACaccataaaaaaatactaaataacatTTTCGAAAATAGCAAATcatgagaaacaaaaaataaatataaacaatttcgTTGAAATTTTTCtagtttgtaattttatttgcatgaatttaaatgtattatctttccatttctaaagatgtcctgtgactaaaatagtatttcaataaatataataaatctgttttgttcaaatgcactaatATTTATAACCCatgttcactgagaaatagatcaaaatattcattttcaaaatggggtgtgctcaTTAACACTAAGCACTGTATGTAttgcacattatatatatataaaagaacatTTTGATAATGTTaaagttcaatatttatttttggtttcccttttgttttgttttgcagttCTGTAAGTGCATGGAAGACTTTTATAAAGTAATGACATTTAAAAGGAGCCCTCATCAATGATATACTCCTGACAATGCCGGGGTGAGCTTTTCATTTTGAGTCGCTTTCATCCAGTACAGGCTCTGGAAAAATAAAAATCGAAAAGTTAGTTCAATTTTAGTTTATAGTTTAGTATATAAGTTTAATATTCATTGTATACAGGATGTGAAATATACATTATTGATGAGGGGAGGTTAACTTTTATATTactttgtgtaatacatgctacagtgaatcaaattaaatcaacacTGGAAACTGAACTGTTTAAATTTACTCTAATCTTCTATGTGATGCTGCATTGGCACAAtctgtaaaagcactatacaaataaatatgaattgagttgaattgaattaaagggggggggggggtcaattTCCCAATAAATCCCCCTGCAATTCACACCCTGATTGTATGTATGGAACAACGTTTTATACTCattatattactatatttatttaaacatttgaatttgtctgtatgttttattataaatgtatagttATGATAAACTGCGTTTTATAgtcatttttttatgtgaaaagttgaatttattattttatgtttatgttttgttttaaatgaatctaAAATGTTTTTGGAGGGAATATGTAGTTATGTATGTTGCTCTTTAtagtattgtatttattaataaatgcactttttttttacaaattaattactttttaaatacagattaaatatatatttatattgcttTATGTAACTTTTTAGGTATTTTTTAACAAATTctataattcttttaatttatttacgttttgttttatttagatttacttatttaataCTAATGTGTATATTTACCTAAATAAATTCctaattttattcttatttttttatttttaataactacatatctctttatatatatttcaaattttGTTGTATATGCCTTTTAAGTTTCTAAGGACCCCTGGCACTCCTTTGTTTACAGCCCAAGTTTGAAAAGCcttcaaataaatccaaatgaagTACCCACCAGAGAACTTAAATCCTGGGAAGTTTGTTAAGTCTCCACCACCGTAGAGTCTCTGGAGTTTGCTTAGTTCTTCGCTGAACGCTTTCTCATAGTCTGCTCCAGCATCTACAGGGCCAGCAGAGGCTCTATGGACACCATAAACAGGGTCAAATGTGCTGTTTAAAATATGTGAGAAGTTTGATCTACTGGAATGCTTGGAATGTTTTAATGTCATCTGATTTATGCAATGTTTTTCATACTGGCTCTTTGTGGAGTATTCCCGTATCTTGTGGAGAAAGAGTCTCTGTATTGGATCCAGCTGTTCTGCAGATTGAGAGGGAGAGATCACTGTTATTTGTCACAACTATCCCAAAATGTCAATATAATGCAGAATGCTTTAAATAGATGTGCTTTGAATGCctttgataataaaaaaataggagTAATTTGACTGCTTTTCATGCTGAAAAGAAATTGAAcagaaaaaaggtaaaaaaaacatttaaaaaatgaaaaattgataATCATACTAAATGTGTCAAGAGACGTGGAGAAATTCACCCTCTTGTGGTGAAATTCAGAATAGTTCAAAGGAAGCAACGCCTCCACAACTCTGACTTTACCACAGACAACACCATTCTGATTAAATACTGTCAGCAAATATCTGTACTAAGAGAAGATGTTTACAGAAGCTGTATAGTTCTACACTTCATACAGATAGGTTTGTAAATTCATAGATGTGTCAGATTGAGACTGAAACTGTCTGCTTATGTTTGTGgcacaaatatataatttttcatatatattcCAAGTGACTTTTAATAGAACAAGATCTTTTCTATTACGTTTTTCTCCTGCAGAAAGAtattttaaaactgtcaaaactgccaaggtcaatattataagccccttaACAAATTATTTTCAGAACAAACCTGTTTtccaataacttgccaaattaacctTATCTTGTTAACCTAatcaattaagcctttaaatcacactttttttatGAACTAATTAAACTACTGGCGCAAaatgaggcagtggcacagtaggtagtgctgtcgcctcacaggaataaggtcactggttcgagcctcggctcggctcagttggcgtttctgtaaggagtttgcatgttctccctgcgttcgcgtgggttttatCCAGTCTTatgcagttcatcaaactccatcttttaaaatcgaaatcgaaagcaaaataaaacagtCTCCTCATAAAGCTGGCTTATCAGCGTGCTGCATTAAAAACATGGTTTGATTCTTAGTTTTGGCGAAAGtggcatttagaggcttttgcatctgaactcttcatatatatatatatttatatatatataaaaatgcgcatatatacatatatatatatatacatatacatatacatatatatatatatatatatatatatatatatatatatatatatatatatatatatatacatacacatatatatatatatacatacacatatatatatatatatatatatatatatatatatatatatatatatatatatatatttatatatatatatatatatatatatatatatgcacattttttacataatttacagGGTAAATTTGGcttaaaacaaaagtttttttttttttttttttaaatgaaacccTTTTGTACTGATAAGCATTTTAAGCTCACAGGGCAGCTcacacaaacataaaacaaagatTTTTTGAATCTTAAACATGTTGCATTGTATTTCATCAAATAACTTACACAAAAAAGTAAATGgtgcaaacaacaacaaaatactaaATCGTTGGTAAAATATAGATTAAGTTGAAACATACCCTCAGGCAGCATCTCGGCTGCTTCTGTCTGGTTCTCTTCCACTAAAATATCCGTTTGTGCAAGAACTGGGTCCTTCAGACTGATGGAGCTTTGAACATTGGCAGACATTTCTGACAATCCATCAACCTTTACGGCTTTACAGGCGGATACAGTCCCAGCAACTGAAAGATCGTCAGTTGATTTAAATAAAGAGACTCCTGCGATATACTCAGTAGATGGAGAGACTTGACAAACCTCTCCAGATCTACTACAGAAAGCTTCGGAAATATCTTGTATGGCTGAGCCATCTGGTAAAGACTCTGGAAATGCCTGATTGAGGATCTGTCCATCAGAAGATTGTTTGTCTGCAATGACATTTGAAGACCAGTTAGGAAAGTGTTGAGGGAGAGGTTGTGGATAGTTTTGTGCTTGTGCAATGTTCACATTCACGTTGACGTCTTCTGAAAGACAACGCAGCTCTTCTCCTTGAAACACAGATGAAACTTCAGgagttgtcatgatagcatcagcCATGTTGACGGTCTCTTCACAAGCAACTACCTGTGGTGTGTGTTCATCAAAAGCATCATGATTCTGTGTGTCGACTTCATAGGATGAAATGACTTCTGATGTCTGAGAAGAAACTTGAGTGATATTTGTAGTCACATCTCCATGAGCATCATTAGTGGTGGATCCAGCATATGAATCAACGAAATTGGATGCTAAATCATTTGCGTTTGAAATTTGAGTGTATTTTTTCTTATTCAGACCCTCTGTGGCATTTTGGTCAATAACATTTGAATATGCAAAGTCCACAGCAGGACGGATTAGGATAGAGTTAAGTCTGGATGCGGTTTCATTCAGAGAAGAACCTGTAGGGCTGGTCACTGCTTGAAGATCTACTAAAGTGTCTTGAACTGGTTTGGTGTGCACAGGAATGGCAGATTCTGAAGAATCTTTTACTGGAGGGTTAATGGTAGAAGTTTGAACTTTTGCATTGGCAATAAGCATTGCGTCAGTTGATTGGTTTGGTGTTGCTGGTTTGGTTGTATTAGAAGCAAACGGTTTTCTCTCGTTGGTCTCTTTGCTCTTTTGCTGGAGCAGTTTGGCAATATCATTTATAGATTTTGGTTTCGCTTTCTCTAGGGAGAAGTTACGTTATATTAATACATGTAACAAATCAAGAtaaatgtctatttttttttgtacaaaaaacaaaactttcttcTAAATGTGACCCTGGAGGACAAAATAAGAGGTCTTAAAAAGCACTATTATTTTGGAATAGCCAACCATAACCTGTAAGAAATATCTGTTATTTACAGTTCCCATATATTGTGGTTCACATGGTGTTGTTTCCTGTTTATTTCCAGGGTTCACactgataattgattataaagcgtgtttggcatgctgtctcagaagagagccctgagctcatgagatcctcgagcccaagctccctcccgtttgcaagacGAGCTCAGGTGGATCTCGAAACTCCTCCGccgtagtagctaatgaacagatggtGATTGCTCTTGagagataactatttactaggagcatgtctatggtgccgatttggattagtcaacttaagttgcatgtttttgaacggtgggaggaaaccgtggAACCAGGGGGAAACCcagtcggctggcttggtaaggactagatccagtgacgttcttgctgtaaggcaacagtgctaaccgctgggccactgtgccacccatctaggaaaggaggaggtgtaggggtggaaggggggattcttctaaACAAAGAcagctgtcatatggaacttagggtatttatagtggcttaggaatcgtctgattggtgaatcataaattggataatgcggggccAGCCgcaaacaatcataagcatgtgatcctcacaaaattagtttataaataaactacacttatggttgtgaattggattatgggagttttatctctgctctgtcgagaTCTGATGTTGAATATTCAACGCTGCAGATTAACAAATTTTATGGGTATTTTACTAGTTTGACACAGGATATTACTTAAGAAATAATAGAGAGTTAAGTCTGTAAATTGACAGAAAAAGTGCTGACAGTTTATGACCAGGTTTTTGTACCGtaatttacaacacaaacacagacagcaaATCAcgtcaaactattaaaaatgtcaacaaaattccACATTTTTTGAACATCAAAAGCTTTTGGAGGAAAGATCATGATCTCATAATGCAACTCGAAAgcaaaaatacctaaaaaaaaaaaaaaaaaatcaccaaataCCGATAACTTTagaattacaaaatatatttacagttgtaCATTGTAAGAGTGAAAATTATAGGTTTTAAGtgcaaaaacacaaaagaatattaAGGAAAGACCAtattccatgaagacattttgtaaattgaAAATcttacaaatttataaaaactttaaaacaaacTTTGACCAACAATAAAGGCAAGtgtctcaatatttagattttcttgaacactcagattcctgattttaaatagttttatccCTGCCAAACCCAGCCGGGGTTACACAAGGGAGGAGATCGAGTAACATCTTTCACAAAAATCGAGATGCAACATAATGCAGGTCAAATGACAGTATGTTTGTTCTTGGGGAGAATTTGTTTACCCTTTCAGCTCTTCAGGGTTTCTCTCATTCGAGTCTCGGACGGTGTTTTTCTGACAGCTTGTTTACTTGTCCGTCGGAAATTAGGGCATGTCTTCAGTTGACATTAAAACGGAATTCAAAGCCTCTCACGTTACTACGCCAGTACAGACGATGGAATTAGGAGTGTAGTATGAAGGAATAAAAGACAGACGGTACAGAGGAATGAAGTAATTACTCAGGTTGTTCCGTGAAGCCTGGAGACGTTGCGTAATCGCTGTGACACGCCCCCTGCGCGTGCTTGAATACGTCGTGTGCCCATCCATCACTGCTCACAACGTATAAAAATAGTCAAAGTTTGACATAGAGAATGTTAAAGAAGCCAGTTTCCACAAAAACCATGTAAACATAAGCTTTTTGTTTAACAATTGTGTATGCGATTACTTAAGCGCAATTCCCCCCCCACATTTCTGACTGGGGGAGGTCAGCAATTgctctaaaaaaaaacaacaacaacaacagcaactctCATAGAGCGTATAATGGTTTTACAGATTGAAATGGGGGGCGACACAgtccatatgctggataagttggcagttcattccgctgtggcgaataaAAAAATACTCACAAATTACTCAGTGGTTTTAAGCCattaaaagtttctttttttctttaattgaaaacaaaagaagataaaaCCCCCAAATCAAACAAAAGGTGCTCAGGAGTAGTTTAAATAATGTGTGTGGTTTTATGAATAGTTATGCCAACAAGGAACAGCCATGTCAATGAAggcttttaaatatcttttttcacatttttagagTGCCTTCAACtatcaaaagaagatactttgagaAATGGAAGtaccactatggaagtcaatggttaccggtttttaacattcttcacaatatattcttttcaacagaagaaagtcaaacaggttaaGTAaagggttgagtaaatgatgacagaatttaaactCGCAGAGTGTGAGTTAAATCACAGTAAACCATTAAAATGTACTGGCTTTAATGGTTAACAGTTGATAGTTTTCAGGGCTGCAAGATATAAACTCACATTTGAGAATTTTAGTTAAAATTGTTAAATGCAAATCCTTTCCCCCAACATTTTGACTCAGATTTGTAGCAAAGtcactgttaaacatttacattttagcaaATCTCAAAATCATGGAtttatatctttcaaaacagTGGAATACAATAGTCTATTTGACACTGTAAAACCAATAAAATGCCATAAAATTACTCTTCTCATTTCAGAAAATTGCCTAAATTAATTTTctggtaatttttaaaatgacctCTTCACACATTATgtaatttaccagaaattttccagaaaatTCTGCAAGTGCAAAAGAGGCTAAAGTCACAGTTTTATAAGTAAAATACCACAATTGTAAGATGTGAATTCAGAATTGGGAAAGCTCAGAGTCTATATAAGTGTTTATCTTACGATTCTGACTACTTCATCAGTTTTGGAAAGGAGGTCAGCATTGCCttctaaaaaaacaacagaaattcTCATAGATGTGTAATGATTTTAATGATTGTCACAGGAATTGCTCTCTATTGGTAATTTGTTAGGAATTGCttacacacaaatacattttttttttcataaattacttaagtagttccaaacctttatgagttttttttcttccgttgaacacaaaatagaaaatactttgaaaaatgcaaGTCCTaccatggaagtaaatggttaccggttttcaacattcttcacaatatcttcttttcaaCAGAAGTTAAAAAAGTCTGAGATTGAAAAGTCAAACTGGTCAAGTAAAggc belongs to Danio rerio strain Tuebingen ecotype United States chromosome 1, GRCz12tu, whole genome shotgun sequence and includes:
- the si:dkey-22n8.3 gene encoding uncharacterized protein si:dkey-22n8.3, whose product is MLIANAKVQTSTINPPVKDSSESAIPVHTKPVQDTLVDLQAVTSPTGSSLNETASRLNSILIRPAVDFAYSNVIDQNATEGLNKKKYTQISNANDLASNFVDSYAGSTTNDAHGDVTTNITQVSSQTSEVISSYEVDTQNHDAFDEHTPQVVACEETVNMADAIMTTPEVSSVFQGEELRCLSEDVNVNVNIAQAQNYPQPLPQHFPNWSSNVIADKQSSDGQILNQAFPESLPDGSAIQDISEAFCSRSGEVCQVSPSTEYIAGVSLFKSTDDLSVAGTVSACKAVKVDGLSEMSANVQSSISLKDPVLAQTDILVEENQTEAAEMLPEEQLDPIQRLFLHKIREYSTKSQASAGPVDAGADYEKAFSEELSKLQRLYGGGDLTNFPGFKFSEPVLDESDSK